A single window of Rhodococcus jostii RHA1 DNA harbors:
- a CDS encoding SRPBCC family protein: MELGTVTFTYDGRVALRFQQALSHSPEKVWRVLTDPQYLKAWFPADVEFDLTPGAELVFRVTPEQVRRFGLPADQTTTGTVISVHPAHILEYLWDAETLHWELVPDGSGGCWLTLTHTVEEEESAYAHAAGWHAGLEVVEAQLDGREVDWSPWDRADELAESYRKTS; encoded by the coding sequence ATGGAGCTCGGCACCGTCACTTTCACCTACGACGGGCGGGTAGCCCTTCGATTCCAGCAAGCGCTCTCGCACTCGCCGGAGAAGGTGTGGCGAGTTCTCACCGACCCGCAGTACCTGAAGGCCTGGTTCCCCGCCGACGTCGAGTTCGACCTCACCCCGGGCGCCGAACTCGTCTTCCGCGTGACGCCGGAGCAGGTCCGCCGATTCGGATTGCCCGCAGATCAGACCACCACCGGGACGGTCATCTCGGTGCATCCCGCGCACATCCTCGAGTACCTGTGGGACGCCGAGACCCTGCACTGGGAACTCGTCCCCGACGGCAGTGGAGGCTGCTGGCTGACGCTCACCCACACCGTGGAAGAAGAAGAATCCGCCTACGCCCACGCCGCCGGCTGGCACGCGGGACTCGAGGTGGTCGAAGCGCAACTGGACGGCCGCGAGGTCGACTGGTCCCCGTGGGATCGGGCCGACGAACTCGCCGAGTCCTACCGCAAGACGTCCTGA
- a CDS encoding ABC transporter ATP-binding protein, which translates to MPDHRLPDHLQTDTVLTAEERASIFTDVPHSPGAPKPDPILVVDNVSRTFGGLKAVDVAHLEIQRGCITGLIGPNGAGKTTLFNLLTGFDRPDSGSWSMDGQSLGRMYPHQVARRGVVRTFQLTKALSKLTVLDNVRLGATGQRGERIFNTLLPWTWKAQERAVTERANELLARFKLDTKSDDLAGSLSGGQRKLLEMARALMTEPTVVMLDEPMAGVNPALTQSLLGHIKSLRDEGMTVVFVEHDMDVIRDISDWVVVMAQGSVIAESTPGHLSSNNAVVDAYLGSHHDQALEFDDEGNPVGATAVLAEALENAEAETLETGGDLSEPDITELRRENT; encoded by the coding sequence ATGCCTGACCACAGACTGCCGGATCATCTGCAGACCGACACCGTGCTCACCGCCGAGGAACGGGCCTCGATCTTCACCGACGTCCCGCACTCCCCCGGCGCACCGAAACCCGACCCGATCCTCGTGGTCGACAACGTGTCCCGGACGTTCGGCGGGCTCAAGGCCGTCGACGTGGCGCATCTGGAGATCCAGCGCGGCTGCATCACCGGACTGATCGGGCCGAACGGCGCAGGCAAGACCACCCTGTTCAACCTGCTCACCGGTTTCGACCGGCCGGACAGCGGTTCGTGGTCGATGGATGGCCAGTCCCTGGGCCGGATGTATCCGCACCAGGTGGCCCGCCGCGGCGTCGTCCGCACGTTCCAGCTCACCAAGGCGCTGTCGAAGCTGACGGTGCTCGACAACGTGCGGCTCGGCGCCACCGGGCAGCGCGGTGAGCGGATCTTCAACACGCTCCTGCCGTGGACGTGGAAGGCGCAGGAACGGGCCGTCACCGAACGAGCCAACGAACTGCTCGCGCGGTTCAAGCTCGACACCAAGTCCGACGATCTCGCCGGCTCGCTGTCCGGTGGTCAGCGCAAGCTGCTCGAGATGGCGCGGGCGCTGATGACCGAGCCGACCGTGGTGATGCTCGACGAGCCGATGGCCGGCGTGAACCCGGCGCTCACCCAGAGCCTGCTCGGCCACATCAAGTCGCTTCGGGACGAGGGCATGACCGTCGTGTTCGTCGAACACGACATGGACGTCATCCGCGACATCAGCGACTGGGTGGTGGTGATGGCGCAGGGCAGTGTGATCGCCGAGTCCACACCGGGACACCTCTCGTCCAACAACGCGGTGGTCGACGCCTACCTGGGCAGCCACCACGATCAGGCGCTCGAGTTCGACGACGAGGGAAATCCGGTGGGCGCGACGGCCGTTCTGGCCGAGGCACTCGAGAACGCCGAGGCCGAAACCCTCGAGACCGGCGGCGACCTCTCCGAACCCGACATCACCGAGCTGAGGCGTGAGAACACATGA
- a CDS encoding oxidoreductase, with protein sequence MAKTWLVTGSSRGFGRELATAVLGSGDNVVATARQPEQLTDLVDTYGDRVRAVALDVTDAAAARAAVATAVGEFGGLDVVVNNAGYANSVPIEEMDDEDFRQQIDTNFFGVVNVTRAALPILREQRRGCFVQFSSVGGRVGGTPGLSAYQAAKFAVEGFSEVLAAEVKPFGVTVLIVEPGAFRTDWQGSSMKRSSVGPDYEATVGAMNRYRQDTDGTQPGDPARAARIIMDVVAAEDAPLRLLLGAGAVEMTEKSSRERAAEAVQWADVSRSADFPTGA encoded by the coding sequence ATGGCGAAGACGTGGCTCGTCACCGGAAGCTCACGCGGTTTCGGCAGGGAACTCGCGACAGCAGTCCTAGGCAGCGGCGACAACGTCGTCGCCACCGCCCGGCAGCCCGAACAGCTCACCGACCTGGTCGACACGTACGGCGACCGGGTCCGGGCGGTCGCCCTGGACGTCACCGACGCCGCGGCCGCCCGCGCGGCAGTCGCCACCGCGGTAGGCGAGTTCGGGGGCCTCGACGTGGTGGTGAACAACGCCGGCTACGCCAACAGCGTCCCGATCGAGGAAATGGATGACGAGGATTTCCGGCAGCAGATCGACACCAACTTCTTCGGCGTCGTCAACGTCACCCGGGCCGCACTGCCGATCCTGCGCGAACAGCGCAGGGGCTGCTTCGTGCAGTTCTCCTCCGTCGGAGGCCGTGTCGGTGGCACGCCGGGGCTGAGTGCCTATCAGGCAGCGAAGTTCGCCGTCGAGGGATTCTCCGAAGTCCTGGCGGCGGAGGTGAAACCGTTCGGCGTGACGGTGCTCATCGTGGAACCCGGGGCGTTTCGCACCGACTGGCAGGGTTCGTCGATGAAACGCAGCTCGGTCGGCCCCGACTACGAGGCGACGGTCGGCGCGATGAACCGCTATCGGCAGGACACGGACGGCACTCAGCCCGGCGACCCGGCCCGGGCCGCTCGGATCATCATGGATGTGGTTGCCGCCGAGGACGCCCCGCTGCGTCTGCTGCTCGGGGCCGGCGCCGTCGAGATGACCGAGAAGTCGTCCCGCGAGCGCGCTGCCGAGGCCGTCCAGTGGGCGGACGTCAGCCGATCCGCGGACTTCCCCACCGGCGCCTGA
- a CDS encoding carboxymuconolactone decarboxylase family protein, protein MKARMTNPAMIVPDAMKSLLALGKAASKADVPPVTHALVHLRSSQINGCSVCVDMHSRELEKEGETNERIFAVAAWREAPYFSDAERAALALAESMTRLSDRSDPVPDDVWNEAARHYDEQALASLVLSIATVNLWNRLNAATRQVAGGQW, encoded by the coding sequence ATGAAAGCCCGGATGACCAACCCCGCGATGATCGTTCCCGACGCCATGAAGTCTCTGCTGGCTCTGGGAAAGGCAGCGTCGAAGGCGGACGTGCCGCCGGTGACCCACGCTCTCGTGCATCTGCGGTCGAGCCAGATCAACGGCTGCAGCGTGTGCGTGGACATGCATTCGCGTGAACTGGAGAAGGAGGGCGAGACCAACGAGCGGATCTTCGCGGTGGCGGCGTGGCGGGAGGCTCCGTATTTCAGCGACGCAGAACGCGCGGCCCTGGCGCTGGCCGAGTCGATGACCCGGTTGAGCGATCGTTCGGACCCGGTGCCCGACGACGTGTGGAACGAGGCCGCCCGGCACTACGACGAGCAGGCGCTCGCGTCGCTGGTCCTGTCGATCGCCACCGTGAACCTGTGGAACCGGCTCAACGCCGCCACCCGGCAGGTCGCGGGCGGACAGTGGTGA
- a CDS encoding branched-chain amino acid ABC transporter permease, translated as MDIAGALQVSLAQLIGPSAIFYALLAIGLNLHFGYAGLLNFGQIGFALLGGYGVGIMTVTYQQPLWVGILVGLAAAGLLAVVLGIPTLRLRADYLAIVTIAASEILRLIFRSTASDSITGSTNGLFGFADPFTTLSPFDSGKQYNFLGVKFYGDDLWSMVVGWTLVLVLCGFVFLLTHSPWGRVLKAVREDEDAARALGKNVFVYKMQALVLGGMIGGLGGVFNALQTKSINPDFYSTAQTFFAFGALILGGAATVFGPVVGAMLFWFLLAIPDALLRQAISGPEPLLPLTEQQVGAMRFVLLGIMIAVLMVFRPQGILGNKREVQLNA; from the coding sequence ATGGACATCGCAGGAGCACTCCAGGTCTCGCTCGCCCAGCTGATCGGCCCGTCCGCGATCTTCTACGCGCTACTGGCGATCGGCCTCAACCTGCACTTCGGCTACGCCGGACTGCTCAACTTCGGTCAGATCGGTTTCGCCCTCCTCGGCGGCTACGGCGTCGGGATCATGACCGTCACCTACCAGCAGCCGCTGTGGGTCGGCATCCTCGTCGGTCTCGCCGCGGCCGGACTGCTGGCCGTCGTCCTCGGTATCCCGACGCTGCGGTTGCGGGCCGACTATCTCGCCATCGTCACGATCGCCGCATCCGAGATCCTGCGGCTGATCTTCCGCTCCACCGCATCGGATTCCATCACCGGATCCACCAACGGGCTGTTCGGCTTCGCGGACCCGTTCACGACGCTCAGCCCGTTCGACTCGGGTAAGCAGTACAACTTCCTCGGCGTGAAGTTCTACGGCGACGACCTCTGGTCGATGGTCGTGGGGTGGACTCTCGTCCTGGTGCTGTGCGGGTTCGTGTTTCTCCTGACGCACAGCCCGTGGGGCCGTGTCCTCAAGGCCGTCCGCGAGGACGAGGACGCCGCACGCGCCCTCGGCAAGAACGTGTTCGTCTACAAGATGCAGGCGCTGGTCCTCGGCGGCATGATCGGCGGGCTCGGCGGCGTGTTCAACGCACTGCAGACCAAGTCGATCAACCCCGACTTCTACTCCACCGCACAGACGTTCTTCGCGTTCGGCGCCCTCATCCTCGGCGGCGCGGCCACGGTCTTCGGACCGGTGGTCGGCGCGATGCTGTTCTGGTTCCTGCTGGCCATCCCGGACGCCCTGTTGCGACAGGCGATCTCCGGGCCGGAGCCGCTGCTGCCGCTGACGGAACAGCAGGTCGGGGCCATGCGGTTCGTCCTGCTCGGCATCATGATCGCGGTGCTGATGGTCTTCCGGCCACAGGGCATACTGGGCAACAAGCGGGAGGTGCAGCTCAATGCCTGA
- a CDS encoding TetR family transcriptional regulator, which translates to MVRDAEATKKRLLDAAAAEFAEFGIAGARVDRIALAAKANKSMIYAYFGDKGQLFDAVFSAHVVAFTEQVRFDAADLPGYAGRSFDLYEDNPATLRLATWYQLERPDGDPLQVVVASNRSKLADIERAQRSGVLPTRFEPVELLTVVRSVAMSWHTQTPELGASAPADRARRRQVVVDSVRLLVGA; encoded by the coding sequence ATGGTGCGCGACGCAGAGGCAACGAAGAAGCGACTACTCGACGCGGCGGCGGCCGAGTTCGCCGAATTCGGCATCGCCGGGGCGCGGGTCGACCGCATCGCCCTGGCCGCCAAGGCGAACAAGTCGATGATCTACGCGTACTTCGGCGACAAGGGGCAACTCTTCGACGCGGTCTTCTCCGCCCACGTGGTGGCGTTCACCGAGCAGGTGCGGTTCGACGCCGCCGACCTCCCCGGGTACGCGGGGCGCTCGTTCGACCTGTACGAGGACAACCCGGCGACGCTCCGGCTCGCCACCTGGTACCAACTCGAGCGCCCCGACGGTGACCCACTCCAGGTGGTGGTCGCGTCCAATCGGTCCAAGCTCGCCGACATCGAGCGAGCGCAGAGAAGTGGTGTGCTGCCAACCCGATTCGAGCCCGTGGAACTGCTCACCGTCGTTCGATCCGTCGCGATGTCCTGGCACACGCAGACACCGGAACTCGGCGCGTCGGCCCCCGCGGACCGGGCCCGCCGGCGCCAGGTGGTCGTCGACTCCGTGCGCCTTCTCGTCGGCGCCTGA
- a CDS encoding ABC transporter substrate-binding protein: MAKRTLVRAAAVLGAASLALAGCSSDSGDDSASGSDSSASATTVSTDCTPEEAAAAGAPSTAPLKIGTLLPDTGSLSFLGPPMVAGTQLGVNDVNAAGGVLGQPVQLIPGDSGDTTTDTANTTVDRELAAGTQVIIGAASSSVSLKVIDKVSSAGVVMFSPANTSDQFVCYPDKGQYFRTAPTDVLQAQAVSQLISDDGGQRVSILALNDPYGTGLADNIQKNLVDAGIPEDQIQKIIYDPNAQSFNSEIDQVKDFAPDAVAVVGFEESAKIITRMHEVGIGPSDGMKVYGVDGNMGNALGESVAAPLLDGMQGTTPLTDVGPAFQDRLKGINPGLIDFNYAGESYDAVVVSALAAEAAKSTAGRDIAANINAVTEGGTPCTSYQECLPLVQAGTDVDYNGITGKLDFTAAGEPSIGSYGKLKFGADNKLTTDGYIVVGG; this comes from the coding sequence ATGGCTAAACGGACCCTCGTGCGGGCGGCCGCGGTTCTCGGCGCGGCATCACTCGCACTGGCAGGTTGTAGTTCGGACAGTGGCGACGACTCCGCGAGTGGGAGTGACAGCTCTGCCTCGGCCACCACTGTTTCCACCGACTGCACGCCCGAAGAGGCGGCGGCAGCGGGTGCCCCGTCCACGGCGCCGCTGAAGATCGGCACTCTGCTTCCCGACACGGGAAGCCTCTCCTTCCTCGGACCGCCGATGGTGGCGGGCACCCAGCTCGGCGTCAACGACGTCAATGCGGCCGGTGGTGTTCTCGGCCAGCCGGTCCAGCTGATTCCCGGCGACTCGGGCGACACCACCACCGACACGGCGAACACCACCGTGGACCGGGAACTGGCCGCCGGCACCCAGGTGATCATCGGCGCGGCGTCGTCTTCGGTGTCGCTGAAGGTCATCGACAAGGTGTCCAGCGCCGGCGTCGTGATGTTCTCCCCGGCCAACACGTCCGACCAGTTCGTCTGCTACCCGGACAAGGGCCAGTACTTCCGCACCGCGCCCACCGACGTGTTGCAGGCTCAGGCTGTGTCGCAGCTCATCTCGGACGACGGCGGCCAGCGCGTGTCCATCCTGGCCCTCAACGACCCGTACGGAACCGGGCTCGCCGACAACATCCAGAAGAACCTCGTCGACGCGGGCATCCCCGAGGATCAGATCCAGAAGATCATCTACGACCCCAACGCGCAGTCGTTCAACTCCGAGATCGACCAGGTCAAGGACTTCGCCCCCGACGCCGTCGCGGTGGTCGGATTCGAGGAGTCGGCGAAGATCATCACCCGTATGCACGAGGTCGGCATCGGCCCGTCCGACGGCATGAAGGTCTACGGCGTGGACGGCAACATGGGTAACGCGCTCGGCGAGTCGGTGGCCGCACCGCTGCTCGACGGCATGCAGGGCACCACGCCGCTCACCGACGTCGGTCCGGCCTTCCAGGATCGTCTCAAGGGCATCAACCCGGGGCTGATCGACTTCAACTACGCCGGTGAGTCCTACGACGCCGTCGTCGTTTCCGCGCTCGCCGCGGAAGCCGCGAAGTCGACGGCAGGTCGCGACATCGCCGCGAACATCAACGCCGTCACCGAGGGCGGAACCCCGTGCACGTCGTACCAGGAGTGCCTGCCGCTCGTGCAGGCCGGCACGGACGTCGACTACAACGGCATCACCGGCAAGCTCGACTTCACCGCCGCAGGCGAGCCGTCCATCGGTTCGTACGGCAAGCTGAAGTTCGGTGCCGACAACAAGCTGACGACGGACGGATACATCGTCGTCGGCGGATGA
- a CDS encoding DUF4185 domain-containing protein: protein MKEVTGEATRCWGVHGTDLGCPARLPDGRVAFFFGDTFSRHGRHGRRWRSPVMLRSTTTDLRGGIEFDSAAGGRTAAEILPNAHDDRELPDRESAGTEFTVVPADAVTIGDRTYLSVVSVHSWRSRAWPTNFTYLAWSDDGGENWHRSPARWDNRGGSLDQLWTMERHDGYVYVVSSAFDRTTPGGMILRRVPESCILEPAAYEEWGWDRGTGWAWGQPATPILPGPVGEMCLRRIDGTWVLAYFDPTAYAIVTRTAERIDGAWSEPTVQIAGGDWGAADGTWAQIYGGFIHPASTLDDLHLFVSQWNTTTGDPYRVLQFTTRLDAG from the coding sequence GTGAAGGAGGTCACCGGCGAGGCGACGCGATGCTGGGGTGTGCACGGCACCGACCTCGGCTGTCCCGCGCGCCTGCCCGACGGGAGAGTCGCGTTCTTCTTCGGCGACACGTTCAGCCGGCACGGCCGGCACGGCAGGCGGTGGCGCAGCCCCGTGATGTTGCGCTCCACCACCACCGATCTCCGCGGCGGCATCGAGTTCGACTCCGCGGCCGGCGGCCGGACGGCGGCGGAGATCCTGCCGAACGCGCACGACGACCGCGAACTCCCCGACCGGGAATCGGCGGGCACCGAGTTCACCGTCGTTCCCGCTGACGCCGTCACGATCGGTGATCGGACCTACCTGTCCGTCGTCAGCGTGCACTCGTGGAGGTCACGTGCGTGGCCGACGAACTTCACGTATCTCGCCTGGTCGGACGACGGTGGCGAGAACTGGCACCGCTCGCCCGCCCGCTGGGACAACCGTGGCGGGTCGCTCGATCAGCTGTGGACCATGGAGCGGCACGACGGCTACGTCTACGTCGTCTCGAGCGCGTTCGACCGCACCACTCCTGGTGGGATGATCCTCCGGCGGGTCCCGGAATCGTGCATCCTCGAGCCCGCAGCGTACGAAGAATGGGGCTGGGACCGCGGCACGGGGTGGGCGTGGGGGCAGCCCGCGACCCCGATCCTGCCGGGCCCCGTCGGCGAGATGTGCCTGCGACGGATCGACGGCACCTGGGTCCTCGCGTACTTCGATCCCACCGCGTACGCGATCGTCACACGCACGGCGGAGCGCATCGACGGAGCGTGGTCGGAACCGACCGTGCAGATCGCGGGCGGCGACTGGGGAGCGGCGGACGGCACGTGGGCGCAGATCTACGGCGGATTCATCCACCCGGCGTCCACACTGGACGATCTGCATCTGTTTGTGTCGCAATGGAACACGACGACCGGCGACCCTTATCGCGTCCTGCAGTTCACCACTCGACTGGACGCCGGGTAG
- a CDS encoding ABC transporter ATP-binding protein, whose product MTELTPAEFAATPEEHARLAEGALVRADGVVAGYIPGVNILRECNFFLREGEIVGIIGPNGAGKSTLLKSLFGLIPVREGSVTLRGEDITSKPAHVLVQKGVGYVPQTQNVFPSLTIEENLEMGMYLRPKLFAERFAFVGDLFPLLVERKKVKAGALSGGERQMVAMGRALMMEPSVLLLDEPSAGLSPMFQDEVFIRCKRINAAGVSVIMVEQNARRCLQICDRGYVLDQGRNAYTDSGPNLMHDPKVIELYLGTLAGSQEKK is encoded by the coding sequence ATGACCGAACTGACCCCAGCGGAATTCGCGGCCACACCCGAGGAGCACGCCCGGCTCGCCGAGGGTGCCCTCGTCCGCGCGGACGGTGTGGTGGCCGGGTACATCCCCGGCGTCAACATCCTCCGCGAGTGCAATTTCTTCCTGCGCGAGGGTGAGATCGTCGGCATCATCGGTCCCAACGGCGCCGGGAAGTCCACGCTCCTGAAGTCGCTGTTCGGGCTGATACCGGTGCGTGAGGGTTCGGTGACCCTGCGCGGTGAGGACATCACGTCCAAACCCGCCCACGTTCTCGTGCAGAAGGGTGTCGGCTACGTCCCGCAGACGCAGAACGTCTTTCCGTCGCTCACCATCGAGGAGAACCTCGAGATGGGGATGTATCTGCGGCCCAAGCTCTTCGCGGAGAGATTCGCATTCGTCGGCGACCTCTTCCCGCTGCTCGTCGAACGGAAGAAGGTGAAGGCGGGCGCCCTGTCCGGCGGTGAACGGCAGATGGTCGCCATGGGACGGGCACTGATGATGGAACCGTCCGTGCTGCTGCTCGACGAGCCGTCCGCCGGACTGTCCCCGATGTTCCAGGACGAGGTGTTCATCCGCTGCAAGCGGATCAACGCGGCGGGCGTCTCGGTGATCATGGTCGAGCAGAACGCCCGCCGGTGCCTGCAGATCTGCGACCGCGGCTACGTCCTCGACCAGGGCCGCAACGCCTACACCGACTCGGGACCCAACCTGATGCACGACCCGAAGGTGATCGAGCTGTACCTCGGGACCCTCGCGGGAAGTCAGGAGAAGAAGTAG
- a CDS encoding ANTAR domain-containing response regulator codes for MVAMNAPQQQGVPSQPRRVVVAEDEALIRLDLVEMLREEGYDVVGEAGDGQAAVDLAVELKPDLVIMDVKMPRRDGIDAASEIAAKRIAPVVILTAFSQRELVERARDAGAMAYLVKPFSTADLVPAVELAASRFKEVTALEREISDLSERLETRKIVERAKGVLMEKQSLTEPEAFKWIQRAAMDRRSTMKAVAQVVLETLGGEAPTS; via the coding sequence ATGGTGGCCATGAACGCTCCCCAGCAGCAAGGTGTGCCGTCGCAGCCGCGACGGGTCGTGGTGGCCGAGGACGAGGCGCTGATCAGGCTCGATCTGGTCGAGATGCTGCGGGAAGAGGGCTACGACGTGGTCGGTGAGGCGGGTGACGGGCAGGCCGCCGTCGACCTGGCGGTGGAGCTCAAACCCGACCTCGTGATCATGGACGTGAAGATGCCCCGTCGTGACGGCATCGATGCGGCCTCGGAGATCGCGGCGAAACGTATTGCGCCCGTGGTCATTCTCACAGCGTTCAGTCAGCGCGAGCTGGTGGAGCGGGCTCGCGACGCCGGGGCGATGGCCTACCTCGTCAAGCCGTTCTCCACGGCCGACCTGGTTCCTGCGGTCGAGTTGGCGGCCAGCCGGTTCAAGGAAGTGACCGCGCTCGAGCGGGAGATCTCCGATCTGTCGGAGCGTCTGGAGACCCGCAAGATCGTCGAGCGGGCGAAGGGCGTGTTGATGGAGAAACAGTCCCTGACCGAGCCCGAAGCGTTCAAGTGGATCCAGCGGGCGGCGATGGACCGCCGGTCGACGATGAAGGCGGTCGCGCAGGTGGTGCTCGAGACCCTCGGTGGGGAAGCTCCCACCAGCTGA